From bacterium, a single genomic window includes:
- a CDS encoding FecR family protein, which produces MKNVLLFTVFTFVFLLNFQTYLHAQVKKANAKGIAMVTVTYIQGQVEVKKSNDKEWTLAKLNMILHQEDRLRTRLLSNTEIKFEDGSIVKVGENTMIDIKELTLDRETLEQESSIKLWLGKIRARIEKLRQKNSRFNVITPTAIVGVRGTTFIVCVEEDKTTKALVEVGEIYFRGSSQLPEEEVTLKSSEFSISSTDGTKVTPPQKISPEEIEKIKEEVKEIKSLEIIENKEEPKDKDKEVSSPAKDPAKEETSPEVIETKKEDPEEDKEESEVKITQLSMAPIVSEVNPPKLVFPQSGALVSKNYLNVKGISDSRNKITFTVIKGSIYNTSADQNGNWNINQVYLPEGECTINMMATNQDNLSSEVVSLNLLVDTYTLKPKIIFPSPGSILNSVITDISGNAEPNSSIALSINESQSLNTVSDDSGNFSFQGVALCKPTPVKINYYLSNQDKFVNYIPKLFLNLSAIPPNGVYNFKIIATDKVKNVSEPTISKVEVVVPMALSINDRELQLFGPLYNYTYEAPHWELGYNKIEITASYQEGIKRYVSVPTPYYDYLSPVILTKRKDLRNVAGKNYLVLTLNVFDEGSGIRKVMANDLSMVKTEEGIYEWTCPGQIYQKDISAKIKIEDFAGNITTENLFYSWMQIKNELNIDIPPLPEER; this is translated from the coding sequence TTGAAGAATGTTTTACTATTTACGGTGTTTACCTTTGTCTTTTTATTAAACTTCCAAACATACCTTCACGCTCAAGTTAAAAAAGCTAACGCTAAAGGGATAGCGATGGTAACGGTCACTTATATTCAAGGACAAGTAGAGGTAAAAAAGTCAAATGATAAAGAATGGACTTTAGCTAAACTTAATATGATTCTTCACCAAGAAGACAGACTTCGAACTAGACTACTCTCCAATACGGAGATTAAGTTTGAAGATGGAAGTATCGTTAAGGTTGGGGAAAATACAATGATAGACATAAAAGAATTAACTCTGGATAGAGAAACATTAGAGCAAGAATCTTCTATCAAGTTGTGGCTTGGAAAGATTAGAGCTCGGATCGAGAAACTTAGACAAAAGAATTCCCGATTTAATGTAATCACTCCTACCGCCATTGTAGGAGTTAGGGGAACAACTTTTATTGTTTGCGTAGAAGAAGATAAGACAACTAAGGCCTTGGTAGAAGTAGGTGAGATTTACTTTAGAGGAAGTAGTCAGTTACCGGAAGAGGAAGTTACCTTAAAAAGTAGTGAGTTTTCAATAAGTTCTACTGATGGAACTAAAGTTACTCCACCTCAAAAGATTTCCCCTGAAGAGATAGAAAAGATAAAAGAAGAGGTAAAAGAGATAAAAAGCCTTGAAATTATAGAAAATAAAGAGGAGCCAAAAGATAAGGATAAAGAAGTTTCTTCTCCTGCCAAAGATCCTGCCAAAGAAGAAACTTCTCCAGAAGTTATAGAAACTAAGAAAGAGGATCCAGAAGAAGACAAAGAAGAGTCAGAAGTGAAAATTACTCAATTGTCTATGGCTCCCATAGTCTCTGAGGTTAATCCTCCTAAGCTAGTTTTTCCTCAATCAGGAGCCTTGGTTTCTAAAAATTATCTTAATGTTAAAGGGATAAGCGATTCAAGAAATAAGATTACCTTCACGGTCATAAAAGGATCTATCTATAATACAAGTGCTGATCAAAATGGAAACTGGAATATTAACCAAGTTTATTTACCCGAAGGAGAATGCACGATTAATATGATGGCTACCAATCAAGATAATCTATCCAGCGAAGTGGTTTCTTTAAATCTTTTAGTCGATACTTACACTCTTAAGCCTAAGATCATCTTTCCTTCCCCTGGTAGTATTTTAAATTCAGTTATTACTGATATCTCAGGAAATGCTGAACCTAATAGTAGTATTGCTTTAAGTATTAATGAAAGCCAAAGCTTAAATACTGTTTCAGATGACTCAGGAAACTTTTCATTTCAAGGAGTTGCTCTTTGTAAGCCTACTCCGGTCAAGATTAACTACTACCTTTCTAATCAAGATAAGTTTGTCAACTATATTCCAAAGTTATTTTTAAACTTATCAGCAATTCCTCCTAATGGTGTTTATAATTTTAAGATTATCGCTACTGATAAAGTAAAAAATGTCAGTGAACCAACGATATCTAAAGTAGAAGTAGTTGTTCCTATGGCCTTATCTATTAACGATCGAGAGTTGCAATTATTTGGCCCTCTTTATAACTATACCTATGAAGCACCTCATTGGGAATTGGGATATAATAAAATAGAGATAACTGCTTCTTACCAAGAAGGCATAAAAAGATACGTTTCTGTTCCTACTCCATACTATGACTACCTTTCCCCAGTTATTCTTACCAAGAGGAAAGATTTAAGAAATGTAGCCGGAAAGAATTACTTGGTTTTAACTTTAAATGTATTTGATGAGGGCAGTGGGATTCGTAAGGTTATGGCTAATGACCTCTCTATGGTTAAAACAGAAGAAGGTATCTATGAATGGACTTGTCCTGGCCAAATATACCAAAAAGATATCTCCGCGAAAATAAAGATTGAAGATTTTGCAGGAAATATCACTACCGAAAATTTATTTTATTCTTGGATGCAAATAAAGAATGAGCTTAATATCGATATTCCTCCTCTTCCAGAAGAAAGATGA